One Sphaeramia orbicularis chromosome 21, fSphaOr1.1, whole genome shotgun sequence DNA window includes the following coding sequences:
- the rmp64 gene encoding nucleolus and neural progenitor protein — MAEPWNRLNIPFPSAVSSVRIQYTATTDLHVRSVLVHNEKVLKLIRSEILQTEIRVLYELLYVLNNSCRGHRTFRALKQVEQCINRLKDMKLDVALQDLSDLCPSGIQRSVSLKVCEASVPSQPMLEWVCLRVLGAAQLLNRTMSRCSRAFVLSKHHFKWEEFIVLNMVITSMLSRLWVVFRGVLVSLSTLYLELLHLRGVVAHARPMPFLTSFSLPVDLLDFLGPGGSVLIKRSLQSKKPEEKKRRRQKKEKHQQTRRVPEDLGVSVHRGLIKDSDMKPFLNIFRKFTEGKSIPHKAQKKQTFKEQMRGATSFTDAGIHLEKMIQWCRSQRMEREKRLLTFLRLKCQKMKSLEAAGYSVHRKLRTFRQEVHSVLSPQKSSPKTCGSVRSKRRSARLRSRIQTLRSEMKATTGGRRRQRRRKTEGDGRIRTRNEADPQITHCDIDDIFASAGL; from the exons ATGGCAGAGCCGTGGAACAGACTAAACATACCATTTCCCTCTGCTGTTTCTAGTGTTCGAATTCAGTACACCGCAACTACAG aTCTGCATGTTAGATCTGTCCTGGTGCACAATGAGAAGGTGCTCAAGTTAATTCGCAGTGAGATCCTTCAAACGGAGATCCGTGTGTTGTATGAGCTGCTGTACGTCCTGAACAACAGCTGCAGAGGACACAGGACATTCAGAGCCTTAAAGCag GTTGAACAATGCATAAACAGATTGAAGGACATGAAGCTGGACGTGGCTCTGCAGGATCTGTCTGATCTGTGTCCCAGTGGAATCCAAAG gtcgGTCAGTTTGAAGGTGTGTGAGGCCTCCGTTCCCAGTCAGCCCATGTTGGAGTGGGTTTGTCTCCGAGTCCTTGGCGCTGCTCAGCTGTTGAACCGGACCATGAGCCGCTGCAGCCGAGCCTTTGT TCTGTCCAAGCACCACTTTAAGTGGGAGGAGTTTATCGTCTTGAACATGGTGATAACCAGCATGCTCAGTCGACTGTG GGTGGTCTTCAGGGGCGTCCTGGTGAGTCTGTCCACTCTGTACCTGGAGCTCCTTCACCTCCGGGGGGTGGTGGCCCACGCCAGGCCCATGCCCTTCCTCACCAGCTTCTCCCTGCCGGTGGATCTGCTGGACTTCCTGGGTCCTGGTGGATCTGTACTGATCAAACGGAGCCTTCAGAGCAAAAAAccagaagaaaagaagaggaggaggcagaaAAAGGAGAAGCACCAACAGACCAGGAGAGTTCCAGAAGATCTGGGGGTCTCTGTCCACAGAG gTCTAATTAAGGACTCAGACATGAAGCCTTTTCTCAACATTTTCAGGAAATTCACTGAG GGAAAGTCTATTCCTCATAAAGCCCAGAAGAAACAAACATTTAAGGAACAAATGAGAGGAGCCACCTCTTTCACAGACGCAGGAATCCATCTGGAAAAAATGATTCAGTGGTGCAGATCCCAGAGGATGGAGAGAGAAAAGCGCCTGTTAACCTTCCTGCGCCTGAAGTGTCAGAAGATGAAAAGCCTGGAAGCAGCAGGTTACAG CGTTCACAGGAAACTACGCACCTTCAGACAGGAAGTGCACTCGGTGCTTTCTCCTCAGAAGTCGTCGCCGAAGACGTGTGGATCTGTACGTTCAAAAAGGAGGAGCGCTCGTCTGAGGAGTCGGATTCAGACGCTGAGGAGTGAGATGAAGGCGACGactggaggaagaagaagacagaggaggaggaagacggaGGGCGATGGGAGGATCAGGACTAGAAACGAGGCGGATCCTCAGATCACCCACTGTGACATAGATGACATATTTGCATCTGCAGGTTTATGA